In the Haloferula helveola genome, one interval contains:
- a CDS encoding glycoside hydrolase domain-containing protein, whose product MARELLFHAETLSRMIERPTEFPTHARVDPFLGTAASDLPKPVGIAATWWRPKPPVGNTHPGASLPFGMVSACAYSGAYVTGYGRYGLSLDGGPPPVEFAKHEALGIAHFQQSGTGRIRSYYNYFLTTPLGPGGLEERTVRRPLLDEQAWPGYYGGRFSETEIEFEVVARPRGVVHRYRFPEGTDAHVAVDASAGGLLIDGMESYPQGGELHLEPDGSVAGFVVMEGIPVHFRCSAGDAEAYLWEDDEPTEASDYELTLDKQKLRPTFGFGFRGKGRIIELYFGFSLREPEAARVAADLGESLESSASEAASAWEAQLAMIEVEGGDEASREVFTTALYHSLLKPADFRDENPFTRKSGPFFLDLSTLWDLYKTQLPLMMSLWPERGAAFVEFLCEVAEREGVFPVSYLMDNVPDRFTKQASGLCHAILEDARLRGVEADWDRALSLLWRTSQSGKGRKSRFGEYGRSGVVDPLSHTLDISYAHFCMARMARSVGHQVIHDRATELSAHWRNAFDEKTGLLREDSTYYEGENWNYSFRFMHDMRSRIDLAGGDRAFVGLLDKFFGFSEPSHGERIFRFEGLNNEPDMEAPYAYIYAGRPDRTAHVVRRVLDCQFTTGPGGLPGNDDSGGLSSWLVWSATGLFPVCGQPVMLIGSPWFGRARYRLPGGDFTVIAEQNGPERFQIQRAWLNGEEIQRSWLKIDEFLGGGELRLEMGEKASGFGSEIRPPSFAG is encoded by the coding sequence TTGGCCCGCGAATTGCTTTTCCATGCCGAAACCCTGTCACGAATGATCGAGCGCCCGACCGAGTTCCCCACGCATGCTCGGGTCGATCCGTTTTTGGGCACCGCCGCCTCCGACCTCCCGAAGCCGGTCGGCATCGCAGCGACCTGGTGGCGGCCGAAACCGCCGGTCGGCAACACGCATCCAGGAGCTTCGCTGCCCTTCGGCATGGTCTCGGCCTGTGCCTACTCCGGTGCCTACGTGACCGGCTACGGACGTTACGGCCTTTCGCTGGATGGAGGTCCGCCGCCTGTGGAGTTCGCCAAGCATGAAGCGCTCGGGATCGCGCACTTCCAGCAGAGCGGCACCGGCCGGATCCGCAGCTACTACAATTACTTCCTGACCACCCCGCTCGGGCCGGGTGGGCTGGAGGAGCGGACCGTGCGGCGCCCGCTTCTCGACGAGCAAGCTTGGCCCGGCTACTACGGAGGCCGTTTTTCGGAAACCGAGATCGAGTTCGAGGTGGTGGCGCGTCCGCGCGGGGTCGTGCACCGCTATCGCTTTCCGGAAGGCACGGACGCACACGTGGCGGTCGACGCGTCCGCCGGAGGTCTGCTGATCGACGGCATGGAGAGTTACCCCCAAGGCGGCGAACTGCACCTTGAGCCGGACGGCTCGGTCGCGGGTTTTGTCGTCATGGAGGGCATCCCGGTCCACTTCCGTTGCTCCGCCGGAGACGCCGAAGCCTATCTCTGGGAGGACGACGAGCCGACAGAGGCGTCTGACTACGAGCTGACACTCGACAAGCAGAAGCTGAGGCCGACTTTCGGATTCGGATTCAGAGGCAAGGGTCGGATCATCGAATTGTACTTCGGCTTCTCGCTCCGTGAGCCGGAGGCCGCGCGGGTGGCGGCCGACCTAGGAGAGAGCTTGGAAAGCAGCGCCTCGGAGGCGGCCTCCGCGTGGGAGGCGCAGCTCGCGATGATCGAGGTCGAGGGGGGCGACGAGGCCAGCCGTGAGGTCTTCACCACCGCGCTTTACCATTCATTGCTCAAGCCCGCGGACTTCCGGGATGAGAATCCCTTCACTCGGAAATCGGGCCCGTTCTTCCTAGATCTCTCGACGCTCTGGGATCTCTACAAGACCCAACTGCCGCTGATGATGAGTCTGTGGCCCGAGCGTGGCGCGGCCTTCGTCGAGTTCCTGTGCGAAGTCGCCGAGCGGGAAGGGGTATTCCCGGTGAGCTACCTGATGGACAACGTTCCGGACCGGTTCACCAAGCAGGCGAGCGGTCTGTGTCACGCGATCCTCGAAGACGCGCGGCTGCGCGGCGTCGAGGCGGACTGGGACCGCGCTCTTTCGCTTCTCTGGCGGACGAGTCAGAGTGGCAAGGGGCGCAAGAGTCGCTTTGGCGAGTATGGACGCTCCGGCGTCGTCGATCCGCTCTCCCACACGCTCGACATTTCCTACGCGCATTTCTGCATGGCGAGGATGGCGCGCAGCGTCGGGCATCAGGTGATCCACGATCGCGCTACCGAGCTCTCGGCTCATTGGAGAAACGCGTTCGACGAGAAGACCGGGCTGCTGCGCGAGGACTCGACCTACTACGAAGGCGAGAACTGGAACTACTCGTTCCGGTTCATGCACGACATGCGGTCGCGGATCGACCTGGCCGGTGGCGACCGGGCGTTTGTCGGTCTGCTCGACAAGTTCTTCGGATTCTCGGAGCCCTCGCATGGCGAACGGATTTTCCGCTTCGAGGGCCTCAACAACGAGCCGGACATGGAGGCTCCCTACGCCTACATCTATGCCGGGCGTCCGGACCGCACCGCCCACGTGGTTCGCCGGGTGCTCGACTGTCAGTTCACGACCGGGCCGGGAGGTCTGCCCGGGAATGATGATTCCGGGGGGCTTTCGTCATGGCTCGTCTGGAGCGCGACCGGACTCTTCCCGGTTTGCGGTCAACCGGTGATGCTGATCGGCAGCCCGTGGTTTGGCCGTGCCCGCTACCGTTTGCCCGGCGGGGATTTCACCGTGATCGCCGAGCAGAATGGCCCCGAGCGTTTCCAAATCCAGCGGGCTTGGCTGAACGGTGAGGAGATTCAAAGAAGTTGGTTGAAAATCGACGAATTCCTCGGGGGTGGAGAGCTGCGGCTGGAAATGGGTGAGAAAGCTTCGGGCTTCGGGTCCGAAATCCGGCCGCCAAGCTTTGCGGGCTGA
- a CDS encoding trimeric intracellular cation channel family protein, protein MNLLFWWEVVGTFVFCVSGAVAARGKDMDWFGMFVVGLITGTGGGMLRSFLIGDLPPVFLRDPLYFGIAGLATVIAVAGAGWWERVRRAVSVLDAFGLGLFVVTGMRIAQAHGLAPWAALALGVISATFGGLLRDVIRNEVPLVLRREIYATACIAGGLVLIGLDALGSPEGLALAVTTAVVVTIRLLAIRYAIHRSEA, encoded by the coding sequence ATGAACCTCCTCTTCTGGTGGGAGGTTGTAGGAACGTTCGTCTTCTGCGTCTCGGGAGCGGTGGCCGCGCGTGGCAAGGACATGGACTGGTTCGGGATGTTCGTGGTCGGACTCATCACCGGCACCGGCGGCGGCATGCTCCGCAGCTTCCTGATCGGAGACCTGCCGCCGGTCTTTCTACGGGATCCGCTGTATTTCGGAATTGCCGGACTCGCGACGGTGATCGCGGTCGCCGGGGCAGGCTGGTGGGAGCGGGTCCGCCGGGCGGTGTCGGTCCTCGACGCTTTCGGGCTCGGCTTGTTCGTTGTCACCGGGATGCGCATCGCGCAGGCGCACGGGCTCGCCCCGTGGGCGGCACTGGCACTGGGAGTGATCAGTGCGACCTTCGGCGGACTGTTGCGCGACGTGATCCGAAATGAAGTGCCGCTGGTGCTGCGCCGGGAGATCTACGCGACCGCCTGCATCGCCGGTGGACTGGTTTTGATCGGCCTGGACGCGCTCGGATCGCCGGAGGGGCTCGCGCTCGCGGTTACGACCGCGGTGGTGGTGACGATCCGGTTGCTGGCCATCCGCTACGCGATCCATCGATCCGAGGCCTGA
- a CDS encoding glycosyl hydrolase, whose translation MPSRRQFLSTTAAALVSGPTFALGGKDSKKKGWAGGDGRMHKKFGAHWYYNWTPNREAGNPEFVPMIKGSWNVNGGTFNKIKGYPGITHLLGYNEPERKDQANMPMEKALELWPQLVQLAEAKNLKLGSPAPSSDDGGMRYLDEFMKQAKRKKLRVDFVAVHWYRSRDPDAFEDFVKDLAKKYRLPIWITEFNGWSGPEDENYDFLKDALRFLERDRKVERYAYFEPGAGKPHSLLKPDGSLTRMGELYRDAGT comes from the coding sequence ATGCCCAGTCGCCGACAATTCCTCTCGACTACCGCCGCCGCGCTTGTCTCCGGCCCCACATTCGCGCTCGGCGGAAAGGACTCGAAGAAGAAAGGGTGGGCTGGCGGCGACGGACGCATGCACAAGAAGTTCGGCGCGCACTGGTACTACAATTGGACGCCCAACCGCGAAGCCGGAAATCCGGAGTTCGTGCCCATGATCAAAGGCTCATGGAACGTCAATGGAGGAACCTTCAACAAGATCAAGGGCTACCCGGGAATCACCCACCTGCTCGGCTACAACGAGCCGGAGCGCAAGGATCAGGCCAACATGCCGATGGAGAAGGCGCTCGAACTCTGGCCGCAATTGGTCCAGCTCGCCGAGGCCAAGAATCTCAAGCTCGGGTCACCGGCACCATCTTCGGACGACGGTGGCATGCGCTACCTCGACGAGTTCATGAAGCAGGCGAAGCGCAAGAAGCTGCGTGTCGACTTCGTGGCGGTGCACTGGTACCGCAGTCGGGATCCGGACGCGTTCGAGGACTTCGTCAAAGACCTCGCCAAGAAATACCGGCTGCCGATCTGGATCACCGAGTTCAACGGCTGGTCGGGTCCCGAGGACGAGAACTACGACTTCCTCAAGGACGCGCTGCGCTTCCTGGAACGTGATCGGAAGGTCGAGCGATACGCCTATTTCGAACCCGGAGCCGGCAAACCGCACAGCCTGCTCAAACCCGACGGATCGCTGACCCGCATGGGCGAGCTGTACCGGGACGCGGGAACGTGA
- a CDS encoding vWA domain-containing protein, with translation MNHEDQLIDALLKEQARKREADESLLSSIEEALDDDGQPSRRTSRWKGALPLSLAAAVAIGGAFIYHKRGNFAPELAQYDAAEAGAAPAHESPEHERMRPTAMPLAEAKMEAESAAQGGETSLMEAPAAATPAQPGNALMDESMERAAKSATMGRDLDATGGAGREVGDAVVDGEIATLEVSPKPAPAADQLRQDPTSSDADTHLRGRVNIQGHTTSKEKVIRREVPAAPSEPLDQGSRGGLHRSVPARPADGAPVPKRLQEEILPRPNKPQQLDRENYGRLTDQPWKSPWNDPLSTFSTDVDTASYTNLRRMIRNGQSIQPDAVRIEECINYFDYKYPAPKGDSPFAVQSMLATCPWQPEHLLARVAIKGREIHNNARPASNLVFLIDVSGSMQSPDKLPMLKRSMRTLIDSLDERDCVGMVVYAGTEGVVLEPTTLDDAGKKKAVEALGKLEAGGSTNGGAGLYRAYQMALQKKVDGGVNRVILATDGDFNVGTTGQGQLVELVKGNAAKNVSLSVLGFGTGNLNDAMLEAITNEGNGNYFYIDGDSEAQRIFLQKLTGTLITIAKDVKIQIEFNPGKVKAYRLIGYANRMLRNEDFKNDKVDAGDIGAGHTVTAFYEIVPVGVDSPGTGDVDELEYQRPADRRELVESPAWLTLKLRYKHPEGEKSTEIKTQVEGKPVTWEEAGTDYRMASAVALFGMKLRQMPDVADVPWDKVEEIAEPALADDLNERRAEFLGLVKQLK, from the coding sequence ATGAATCACGAAGATCAACTCATCGACGCCCTGCTCAAGGAGCAGGCCCGCAAACGCGAAGCCGACGAATCCCTGCTGTCCTCGATCGAGGAGGCGCTGGATGACGACGGCCAGCCGTCCCGCCGAACCTCCCGGTGGAAGGGCGCGTTGCCGCTTTCCCTAGCCGCCGCCGTCGCGATCGGGGGGGCGTTCATTTACCACAAGCGCGGAAACTTCGCGCCCGAGCTGGCCCAGTACGATGCGGCCGAGGCCGGCGCGGCCCCGGCCCACGAATCACCGGAGCACGAAAGGATGCGCCCCACTGCCATGCCGCTGGCCGAGGCAAAGATGGAAGCCGAATCGGCCGCGCAAGGAGGGGAAACGTCTCTCATGGAGGCTCCTGCCGCTGCGACACCCGCACAACCCGGCAATGCATTGATGGATGAATCGATGGAGCGGGCGGCGAAGAGTGCGACGATGGGGCGGGACCTCGACGCGACCGGCGGGGCCGGGCGTGAGGTGGGTGACGCCGTGGTGGACGGAGAGATCGCGACGCTCGAGGTTTCACCCAAGCCGGCACCCGCTGCGGATCAGCTCCGTCAGGATCCCACCTCGTCTGACGCTGACACGCACTTGCGGGGGCGGGTAAATATCCAAGGACATACGACCTCGAAGGAGAAAGTCATCCGGCGAGAGGTGCCCGCTGCGCCCAGCGAACCTTTGGACCAAGGCAGTCGTGGCGGGCTTCATCGATCGGTTCCTGCCCGTCCCGCGGACGGAGCACCGGTTCCGAAAAGGCTCCAGGAGGAGATCCTCCCGCGGCCGAACAAGCCACAGCAACTCGACCGCGAGAACTACGGCCGTCTGACCGACCAGCCGTGGAAGTCGCCGTGGAACGATCCGCTCTCGACCTTCTCGACCGACGTTGACACGGCGTCCTACACGAACCTGCGCCGTATGATCCGCAACGGCCAGTCGATCCAACCCGACGCCGTGCGCATCGAGGAGTGCATCAACTACTTCGACTACAAGTATCCGGCGCCGAAGGGTGACAGCCCGTTCGCGGTGCAAAGCATGCTGGCGACCTGCCCGTGGCAGCCCGAGCACCTGCTGGCCCGGGTGGCGATCAAGGGCCGCGAGATCCACAACAACGCCCGACCGGCCTCGAACCTGGTGTTTCTCATCGACGTCTCGGGTTCGATGCAGTCGCCCGACAAATTGCCGATGCTCAAGCGCTCGATGCGCACGCTGATCGACTCGCTCGACGAGCGCGACTGCGTCGGAATGGTCGTGTATGCCGGAACCGAAGGCGTGGTCCTCGAGCCGACGACCCTCGACGATGCCGGCAAGAAGAAGGCCGTCGAGGCGCTCGGAAAACTGGAAGCCGGCGGCTCGACCAACGGTGGTGCGGGGCTCTACCGCGCCTACCAGATGGCGCTTCAGAAGAAGGTCGATGGCGGAGTGAACCGCGTGATCCTCGCGACCGACGGCGACTTCAATGTCGGCACGACCGGCCAGGGCCAACTGGTCGAACTGGTCAAGGGCAACGCCGCGAAGAACGTCAGCCTGAGCGTGCTCGGCTTCGGCACGGGCAATCTCAACGACGCGATGCTCGAGGCCATCACCAACGAGGGTAACGGCAACTACTTCTACATCGATGGCGACAGCGAGGCGCAGCGCATCTTCCTCCAGAAGCTGACCGGCACGCTGATCACGATCGCCAAGGACGTGAAGATCCAGATCGAGTTCAACCCCGGCAAGGTGAAGGCCTACCGCCTGATCGGCTATGCCAACCGGATGCTGCGCAACGAGGACTTCAAGAACGACAAGGTCGACGCCGGCGACATCGGAGCGGGTCACACGGTGACCGCGTTCTATGAGATCGTTCCGGTTGGCGTGGACTCCCCGGGCACCGGTGATGTCGACGAGCTCGAATACCAGCGGCCCGCCGACCGCCGCGAGTTGGTGGAAAGCCCCGCGTGGCTGACCCTGAAGCTCCGCTACAAGCACCCCGAGGGCGAGAAGAGCACCGAGATCAAGACGCAGGTCGAAGGGAAGCCGGTCACCTGGGAGGAAGCCGGCACCGACTATCGGATGGCATCCGCGGTGGCTCTGTTCGGAATGAAGCTCCGCCAGATGCCGGATGTCGCCGACGTCCCTTGGGACAAGGTCGAGGAAATCGCCGAGCCGGCCCTCGCGGACGATCTGAACGAGCGCCGCGCCGAGTTCCTCGGACTGGTCAAGCAGCTCAAGTAA
- a CDS encoding hemolysin family protein, with the protein MTLLIVYVLVALGFSFLCSVLEATLLSLTPTSVETARRGGAKWAKTMEKLKSDIDRPLSAILTLNTIAHTMGAAGAGAQYAKTFGSGTEAVFASVLTLAILVFTEIIPKTLGARYALQLAPPTAWFLPKLQWILAPLVWLCQQVTRLITFGRTGHRPMHREELLAVARLGEKEGALKASESAVVRNILQLSQVRVADIMTPRPVIFMLPASTPIDGFAPLIEGKPFSRIPITGDDPEHVEGFVLRAEVLLACVKGEKGTLEQLKRQLHAVPKQISVESLFQTMISDGHHVMLVHDEFGTTVGLVTLEDVLETIVGVEIVDEHDQVADLQVLARSLWSRRADKMGIDTDSFSDR; encoded by the coding sequence ATGACCCTGCTCATCGTCTATGTATTGGTCGCGCTCGGATTCTCATTCCTGTGCTCGGTTCTGGAAGCCACGCTTCTTTCCCTGACCCCCACCTCGGTTGAAACAGCCCGACGCGGAGGCGCGAAGTGGGCGAAGACGATGGAGAAGCTCAAGTCGGACATCGACCGTCCGCTCTCCGCCATTCTTACGCTCAACACGATCGCCCACACGATGGGGGCGGCAGGTGCGGGAGCGCAGTATGCGAAGACCTTCGGAAGCGGCACCGAAGCGGTCTTCGCAAGTGTCCTGACGCTGGCGATTCTCGTCTTCACCGAGATCATTCCGAAGACGCTCGGCGCCCGCTACGCGCTTCAGCTCGCTCCTCCGACGGCGTGGTTCCTGCCCAAGCTCCAGTGGATTCTCGCTCCGCTCGTCTGGCTATGCCAGCAGGTGACCCGGTTGATTACCTTCGGCCGGACGGGTCACAGGCCGATGCACCGGGAAGAACTGCTGGCGGTGGCGCGCCTCGGTGAGAAGGAAGGCGCCCTGAAGGCCAGCGAGAGTGCGGTGGTGAGGAACATCCTCCAGCTCAGCCAGGTCCGGGTCGCCGACATCATGACGCCGCGGCCGGTCATCTTCATGCTGCCGGCGTCGACTCCGATCGATGGCTTCGCGCCGCTCATCGAAGGCAAGCCATTCTCGCGGATTCCCATCACCGGGGATGATCCCGAGCACGTTGAGGGCTTCGTGCTCCGTGCCGAGGTGTTGCTCGCCTGCGTAAAAGGGGAGAAGGGAACACTCGAGCAGTTGAAACGACAGCTTCACGCCGTCCCGAAACAGATTTCCGTCGAGTCGCTGTTCCAGACGATGATCTCGGATGGCCATCATGTGATGCTGGTTCATGACGAGTTCGGCACGACCGTCGGCCTGGTGACTCTTGAGGATGTTCTCGAGACCATTGTTGGCGTGGAGATCGTGGATGAACACGACCAGGTGGCCGACCTGCAGGTGCTCGCCCGCAGCCTGTGGTCCCGCCGAGCCGACAAGATGGGTATCGATACCGATTCGTTCTCCGACCGATGA
- a CDS encoding glycosyltransferase family 4 protein has protein sequence MELSQESQEIRSAVFLVRADPIICGHSTEARNLAEAAIAMGLEEVHIVSYPLEILENSGLPLKPIETVSVYSDGIVVDRPEPLGDYKVLDGRLTLGIGGHIVDLLHGLPGRTLLMDLYLVPHGMMVMEAVRSFRMSGLGASVFTVGEAVGSDITNVVNNALREGRLGAAQMVLSNFLEHDHPVAVSRYTKELIVDAGRRVDAALGTRFTGQLESRVGISYPAIDTRDYLALEAQPEEVDAVLASRGLERDGYVMFLSRIAPAKGVDDLIEAWRGCTLRGSKKLIICGNGPAKEQIRELAAELGDVEVLDDVSDSEKGALMNGCFAWCLPSKPRPEFIETFGIAVAEKMLAGGLGPVITTRTGGIPEASGGHCLEHEAGDVEGLRACLDRAGAMAETERRALATEARTFAMRFDRMAILSKLIERASETVQAA, from the coding sequence GTGGAGTTGTCTCAGGAATCCCAAGAAATCCGTAGTGCAGTTTTTCTCGTCCGCGCCGATCCCATCATCTGCGGGCATTCGACCGAAGCCCGCAATCTCGCCGAGGCGGCGATCGCCATGGGATTGGAAGAGGTTCACATCGTCTCGTATCCGCTCGAAATTCTCGAGAACAGTGGGCTTCCGCTGAAGCCGATCGAAACGGTCAGCGTCTATTCTGACGGAATCGTGGTCGACCGCCCCGAGCCGCTTGGCGACTACAAGGTGCTGGACGGCAGGCTGACTCTCGGCATCGGCGGGCACATTGTTGATCTGCTCCACGGTCTTCCGGGCCGCACCCTTCTGATGGACCTCTACCTCGTGCCCCACGGCATGATGGTGATGGAGGCGGTCCGCAGCTTCCGGATGTCCGGACTCGGCGCTTCGGTTTTCACCGTCGGCGAGGCGGTCGGATCGGATATTACCAACGTGGTGAACAACGCGCTGCGCGAGGGCAGGCTCGGTGCCGCCCAGATGGTGCTTTCGAATTTCCTCGAGCATGATCACCCGGTCGCGGTCAGCCGATACACCAAGGAACTGATCGTTGATGCCGGGCGACGGGTCGATGCGGCCCTCGGAACCCGCTTTACCGGTCAGCTCGAAAGTCGGGTCGGCATCAGCTATCCGGCGATCGATACCCGCGACTATCTCGCCCTCGAAGCGCAACCTGAGGAGGTCGATGCGGTTCTTGCGAGCCGCGGTCTGGAGCGCGACGGCTACGTCATGTTCCTGTCCCGGATCGCTCCGGCGAAGGGGGTGGACGACCTCATCGAGGCATGGCGCGGATGCACGCTGCGCGGCAGCAAGAAACTGATCATCTGCGGTAACGGACCTGCCAAGGAACAGATTCGTGAATTGGCGGCGGAGCTTGGGGACGTCGAGGTCCTCGACGACGTCAGCGACAGCGAGAAGGGTGCGCTGATGAACGGCTGCTTCGCGTGGTGTTTGCCGAGCAAACCGCGCCCGGAGTTTATCGAAACCTTTGGCATCGCGGTCGCGGAGAAGATGCTCGCCGGCGGTCTTGGGCCGGTCATTACCACCCGCACGGGAGGCATTCCCGAAGCCAGTGGCGGTCACTGTCTCGAGCACGAAGCCGGCGACGTCGAAGGGCTTCGGGCCTGCTTGGACCGTGCGGGCGCGATGGCCGAAACCGAGCGCCGGGCGCTTGCTACCGAGGCCCGGACCTTCGCGATGCGTTTCGACCGCATGGCCATCCTCTCCAAGCTGATCGAGCGCGCCAGCGAGACGGTGCAGGCTGCCTGA
- a CDS encoding TVP38/TMEM64 family protein: MRLLAWFFGLMAVILGIWFVWGGGFEERFTLRGSVEYLETAGSFAWLLGWGLLVADILLPIPGTVVMSALGWVYGPVLGGLLAGTGSMLSGLAAYGLCRLLGQRTARFLLGDRDYVRGHDLFEKGGGWVVCLSRALPILPEAVACTAGLVRMPFGRFFLALACGSLPMGFVFGWVGAAGHDEPAMAIGLSLLLPVVLWVLSRLLSRRLERKVESEHE, translated from the coding sequence ATGAGGTTGCTGGCGTGGTTCTTCGGCCTGATGGCCGTGATCCTGGGAATCTGGTTCGTTTGGGGAGGTGGCTTCGAGGAGCGCTTCACGCTCCGGGGATCGGTTGAGTATCTTGAGACTGCCGGCAGTTTTGCGTGGCTGCTGGGTTGGGGTTTGCTGGTGGCGGATATCCTGCTTCCGATTCCTGGAACCGTCGTGATGTCGGCCTTGGGTTGGGTCTACGGCCCCGTTCTGGGTGGTCTTCTGGCTGGCACCGGGTCGATGCTGTCCGGTCTGGCGGCGTATGGCCTCTGCCGTTTGCTTGGACAACGCACGGCGAGGTTCCTCTTGGGTGATCGCGACTACGTTCGGGGCCACGATTTGTTCGAAAAGGGAGGAGGCTGGGTCGTCTGTCTGTCGCGGGCCTTGCCAATTCTGCCCGAAGCGGTGGCTTGTACCGCAGGGTTGGTTCGAATGCCGTTTGGCAGGTTCTTCCTGGCGCTTGCCTGCGGCAGCTTGCCGATGGGCTTCGTATTCGGCTGGGTCGGTGCTGCAGGGCATGATGAACCGGCAATGGCGATCGGTCTGAGCCTGTTGTTGCCGGTTGTGCTCTGGGTTCTTTCCCGTTTGCTAAGCCGTCGGCTTGAGCGCAAAGTCGAGAGTGAACATGAGTGA
- a CDS encoding RNA polymerase sigma factor: MQAATVIEFPVMDRARFTDLIRGHHRGLVAYATALVKSEAAARDLVQDSCVAAWQSLSKFDVSRDFGTWMRGIVRNKWREYCRKHSREVALDEETLSRLEEPYERSPDDSALFARLAECRGKLPEPMADAIRVTYDEGRTSDEAAEVLSTTATALRKRLERARDALRRCMSAHS, translated from the coding sequence ATGCAAGCAGCCACTGTCATTGAGTTTCCCGTCATGGACCGCGCCCGATTCACCGATCTGATCCGCGGTCATCACCGCGGGCTCGTGGCTTACGCCACCGCCCTCGTGAAGTCAGAAGCCGCCGCCCGCGACCTGGTGCAGGATTCCTGCGTCGCGGCGTGGCAGAGCTTGTCGAAGTTCGACGTCTCCCGCGATTTCGGAACCTGGATGCGCGGGATCGTCCGCAACAAGTGGCGCGAGTACTGCCGCAAGCATTCGCGGGAGGTCGCGCTCGACGAAGAGACGCTGTCGAGGCTCGAGGAGCCCTACGAACGCTCGCCGGACGACTCGGCGCTGTTCGCCCGGCTCGCCGAGTGCCGCGGCAAGCTCCCCGAACCGATGGCCGACGCGATCCGTGTGACCTACGACGAAGGTCGTACGTCCGACGAGGCCGCCGAGGTCCTGTCCACCACCGCCACGGCGCTGCGCAAACGCCTCGAGCGGGCGCGCGATGCCCTGCGCCGCTGCATGTCCGCCCATTCCTGA
- a CDS encoding plasmid pRiA4b ORF-3 family protein, whose translation MSSGSIVVKVFLYQITPVIWRRFSIPADSTFETLHDVIQAAMGWENKHPHEFRHGKGKRLVDVIGPVGLEDQTPGEFQDEKKVTIADYIGRRRLPLRLLYRYDFAEEWIHEVVFEKKEDEGGPATLLEGERACPPEDFGGAFQYMQALNGEIAWDHPGYDPEAFDPKKVSLEPKKERRGA comes from the coding sequence ATGAGCAGCGGCTCCATCGTGGTCAAAGTGTTCCTGTATCAGATTACCCCGGTGATCTGGCGGCGGTTTTCGATTCCGGCGGATTCAACATTCGAAACGCTTCACGACGTCATCCAGGCGGCCATGGGCTGGGAGAACAAGCACCCCCACGAGTTTCGGCACGGCAAGGGCAAGCGGCTGGTGGATGTGATAGGTCCGGTGGGTTTGGAGGATCAGACTCCCGGCGAGTTTCAGGATGAGAAAAAGGTGACGATTGCCGATTACATCGGACGCCGTCGTTTGCCGCTTCGCTTGCTCTACCGGTATGACTTCGCCGAGGAGTGGATTCACGAAGTGGTGTTCGAGAAGAAGGAGGATGAGGGTGGCCCCGCCACTCTGCTGGAAGGGGAGCGGGCCTGTCCGCCGGAAGACTTCGGAGGGGCGTTCCAGTACATGCAGGCTTTGAACGGAGAAATCGCTTGGGACCATCCCGGCTATGACCCTGAGGCCTTCGATCCGAAGAAGGTGAGCCTTGAGCCGAAGAAAGAGCGGAGGGGTGCGTAA